A window of the Torulaspora globosa chromosome 6, complete sequence genome harbors these coding sequences:
- the UBP6 gene encoding ubiquitin-specific protease UBP6 (ancestral locus Anc_1.369): protein MSQLEFNIKHAGRVYPVKIAMDATAGALKGQVEQLIKVPISRQKYMVKGGLSDDTATELSSIIKPGSTIMVLGTPDADLVSKPKQRSQFIEDLAPEQQLQHLNELPIGFQNMGNTCYLNATLQALYRIEPLRDMILNYSQQSADNAADEGHKKIIIEMKRCFENLKNKSYKAVMPMVLLTALRKCYPQFAERDPQSGFYKQQDAEELFTQLCQTMALIFGNKFSEAFSIHFRTTIKDTANENDVTVKEDESDVKLQCHISGSTNFLKNGLMNSLHEQIEKRSTITDVNSVYSVDKQITKLPKYLTVQFVRFFWKRSAGKKSKILRKVVFPFQLDVAEMLTPEYAKEKIQVREDFRQIDKERLEKERDLKKRKIDDTANPTVMAPREKYETEMALAKSEQEHWIEEFKKKTPKDLQPGENPSCLYELIGVITHQGANSESGHYQSFIRDEMDENKWYNFNDDKVSVVAKEKIESLAGGGESDSALILIYKGFGL, encoded by the exons ATGAGTCAGTTAGAAT TTAACATCAAGCATGCTGGTAGAGTTTACCCCGTTAAGATAGCCATGGATGCTACTGCTGGTGCTTTGAAGGGCCAGGTTGAGCAATTGATTAAAGTTCCCATTTCACGTCAGAAATATATGGTCAAAGGCGGTTTGAGTGATGATACGGCAACAGAGCTCAGTTCGATAATCAAGCCTGGTTCGACCATCATGGTTCTTGGGACCCCAGACGCGGATTTAGTATCTAAACCAAAACAGAGGAGTCAGTTCATCGAGGATCTTGCTCCagagcagcaattgcagcaCTTGAATGAGTTACCAATCGGATTCCAGAATATGGGTAACACTTGTTATCTGAATGCAACATTGCAAGCGCTCTACAGGATCGAACCCTTGAGAGATATGATCCTTAACTATAGCCAGCAATCGGCGGATAATGCAGCCGATGAAGGACATAAAAAGATCATTATAGAGATGAAACGGTGTTTtgagaatttgaagaacaaaagTTACAAAGCGGTCATGCCCATGGTTCTCTTGACGGCGCTGAGGAAGTGCTACCCTCAGTTTGCTGAGAGGGACCCCCAAAGCGGCTTCTACAAGCAACAGgatgctgaagagcttttcaCGCAACTGTGCCAAACCATGGCTCTCATTTTCGGCAATAAGTTCTCCGAGGCTTTCAGCATACACTTCAGAACCACGATCAAGGACACGGCTAATGAAAACGACGTCACGGTGAAAGAAGACGAGTCTGATGTGAAATTACAATGTCATATTTCGGGATCGAcgaatttcttgaagaacgGGTTAATGAACTCGCTGCACGAGCAAATCGAAAAGAGATCTACGATCACGGACGTCAACTCTGTGTACAGCGTGGATAAGCAGATCACAAAGCTGCCCAAATATTTAACTGTTCAGTTTGTCAGGTTtttctggaaaagatcTGCGGGcaagaaatccaagatcTTACGTAAAGTGGTATTCCCCTTCCAACTCGACGTGGCTGAAATGCTAACGCCCGAGTACgcaaaggaaaagatccAAGTGCGCGAGGATTTCAGGCAGATCGATAAGGAGAGGCTCGAGAAGGAACGCGacctgaagaagcggaaaATAGACGACACCGCCAACCCTACTGTGATGGCTCCAAGAGAAAAATACGAAACTGAGATGGCGCTCGCTAAGAGTGAACAAGAGCACTGGATCgaagagttcaagaaaaaaaCACCCAAAGACCTGCAACCTGGCGAAAATCCCTCCTGTCTGTACGAACTGATTGGCGTGATAACCCACCAGGGAGCAAACTCAGAGTCTGGCCATTACCAGTCGTTCATAAGGG